CCACGGTGATCATGATCGGGGTCCTGTACTTCGCCCACGGGTTCTCCGCGCGGACATCCACCGCGCTGCTGGGCACCATCTTCGGTCTGGGGATCACGGCACTCCTGGCTGCCTGGGCAACGAACGCGGCCAACCTCGCGGGCGTGGGCAACCACGACGCCACCACCCTGGTCAACACCTCGGCAAACATCTCCATCTCCGGGGTGATCCTGTGCGGGCTCATCATCTCAGGCCTGGGCGTCCTGAACGACGTCACCATCACCCAGTCTTCGGCGGTGTGGGAACTGTATGAATTGGCCCCGGCCAGCAGCGCGCGGAAGCTGTTCACCTCGGCCATGCGGATCGGCCGGGACCACATCGCCTCCACTGTTTACACCATCGCCTTCGCCTATGCCGGGGCTGCGCTGCCCATCCTCATTATCGTCATGCTCTACGACCGGCCGCTGGGGGAGACGCTGACCAGCGCAGAGCTTTCAGAAGAAGTAATCAGGACATTGGTCGGTTCCATCGGGCTGGTCCTGGCCATTCCGGTCACCACCCTTATCGCGGTGCTGGTGGTTAAGGCGACCGGCATCAAATCGGGAGCGCCCGCCGTCGAAACCCCGGCCCCGGCCGGAGCCGGTGCATCCCTTCCACGGGGTGCCGGCATCCGGCGGGGCCGTGGGGACCACAGCCACCTGGACGACGTCGATGACAACGGTGCGCTTGCAGCGGCGGCGCTGCAGGGACGCGCCAGGCTTGCCGCCGGGGATGCCGATAGCGGCGAAGATCCGGACGGGACGCCGGCTACCCGGCGCGGACGGCGGGCCGACCGGCGCTGACCGGGACCGGGAAAGGGTGCCCGGCGTGGCTGAATCCAGCCCGGCCACCCGATTTGCCCGGCTTTGCAACAATGGACAGGTGACTGTTGCAGCAACTCCTCCCGCTCCCAAGCTGGAACTCCCGCCCCTGAAGCTGGGTCCCATCACCGTGGACACGCCCGTGATCCTGGCGCCCATGGCAGGGATCACCAACTCCGCCTTCCGCAGGCTCTGCCGTGAATACGGCGGCGGCATGTACGTGGCGGAGATGGTCACCTCCCGCGCCCTGGTGGAGCGAACCCCCGAATCCCTCCGGATCATTTCGCACGACGAGGACGAGAAAGTCCGTTCCGTCCAGCTGTACGGCGTGGACCCGGTCACCGTCGGCCAGGCAGTGCGGATGCTCGTGGAAGAGGACCGCGCGGACCACATTGACCTCAACTTCGGCTGCCCCGTGCCCAAGGTCACCCGGCGCGGCGGCGGCTCGGCCCTGCCCTGGAAGATCGACCTCTTCACTTCCATCGTGCAGACTGCAGTCAAGGAAGCTTCCCGCGGCAATGTTCCGCTGACCATCAAGATGCGCAAGGGCATCGATGACGACCACCTGACGTACCTCGACGCCGGCCGCATTGCCCGCGATTCCGGCGTGGCCGCCGTCGCGCTTCACGGCCGCACGGCCGCCCAGTTCTACTCGGGACAGGCGGACTGGTCCGCCATCGCACGGCTTCGCGAAGCCCTGCCGGACATCCCGGTGCTGGGCAACGGTGATATCTGGTCGGCGGAGGACGCGGTCCGGATGGTCCGCGAAACCGGTGTGGACGGCGTGGTGGTGGGCCGCGGCTGCCAGGGCCGGCCGTGGCTGTTCGGCGATCTGCAGGCAGCCTTCGAAGGCAGCGACACCCGTTACCGTCCCAACCTGCGCCAGGTGGCCGAGGGCGTTTACCGCCATGCTGAGCTGATGGTGGAGACCTTCGGTGACGAGGGCAAGGCGCTGCGCGAGATCCGCAAGCACATCGCCTGGTACTTCAAGGGCTACGTGGTGGGCGGCGAGCTGCGCACCCGGCTGGCGCTGGTCACCAGCCTTGAGGTGCTGCGCGACACCCTAACCGAGCTGGACCTCGAGTCGCCGTACCCGGGCAGCGACGCGGAGGGACCGCGCGGCCGTGCCGGGTCGCCCAAGAAGCCCGCCCTGCCCAAGGACTGGCTGGAGTCCCGTGCACTGAATGACGACCAGTCGCGGGATATCTCCGCGGCGGAACTGGACGTTTCCGGTGGCTGAAGCCCGGACCGCCCCGCTGGTGCTGCCGGGTTACACCACGGACGATTCCGCCCGCTGGGTGGAAGAGCCGCCGAAGACCAGTTACCGCTCCGACTTTGAGCGTGACCGGGCCCGCGTCCTGCACTCCTCGGCCCTGCGCCGGCTGGGTGCCAAGACCCAGGTGGTGGCGCCGGACACCGACGACTTTGTCCGGACCCGCCTGACGCACAGCCTGGAGGTTGCACAGGTGGGCCGCGAACTCGGCCGCGCCCTGGGCTGCGACCCCGACGTTGTGGATACCGCGTGCCTGAGCCATGACCTCGGGCACCCGCCGTTCGGGCACAACGGAGAGTCCGCGCTGAACGAGGTGGCGCATGCCATCGGCGGATTCGAGGGCAACGCCCAGACCCTCAGGCTGCTGACCCGCCTGGAGCCCAAGGTCCTGACGGAGAACGGCCAGCCCGCGGGGCTGAACCTCACCCGGGCAAGCCTCGACGCGGCGGCCAAGTACCCCTGGTCAGCGCTGGAGGCCCCGGTCATCCACGGCCAGCGGACCAGCAAGTTCGGCGCCTACGAGGACGACCTGCCCATCTTCAACTGGATCCGGCAGGAAGCCCCGGAGCGCCGGTCCTGCCTGGAAGCCCAGGTCATGGACCTCGCGGACGACATCTCGTACTCCGTCCACGACGTGGAGGACGCGATCGTTGCCGGGCACTTCCAGCTTCGCTGGATGGACAACCCGGACCACCGCGCCCGCGTGGTGGGCTATGCCAAGCAGTGGTACCTGCCGCACAACGACCCAGCAGCAATCGACGCCGCCCTGGCAAGGCTGGAGGCCACCGACGTCTGGGTGCGGGAGGCGGACGGCAGCCGCAAATCCATGGCGGCGCTCAAGAACATGACCAGCCAGCTGATCGGCAGGTTCTGCCAGAGCGCACTGGAGACCACCCGCGCGGTGTACGGCCCGGGCAGGCTCACCCGCTACAACGCCGAACTGATGGTTCCGGACGAGACGGTGATGGAAATCGCCGTCATGAAGGGCCTGGCCACCACTTTCGTGATGACCACCGAACACCGGCAGCCCATCTACGAACGCCAGCGAGAAGTCCTGCACGCGCTGGTGACCGCCCTGAGCGCAACCGGGGACCGGAACCTGGAGCCGATGTTCGCCGCTGACTGGCGGGACGCCCCCGACGACGGGGCCCGGCTCCGCGTCGTGATCGACCAGGTGGCGTCCCTCACGGACGGGTCGGCCCTGGCCATGTACGAGCGCCTGGTGGGGAGCCTGCCGTCGCTGTGGTGAGGAGCGCCGTGGGGTGGCAGCCGCCGTCGTACCTCAGCATTAGGATGGCTCTGTGGCTGGCCTGATCAAACGTGAAGATATCGACGAAGTACGCCAGCGCACGGACATCAAGGAAGTGGTTGACGGCTACGTCACGCTCAAGGGCGCCGGCCTGGGGACCTTCAAAGGCCTGTGCCCGTTCCATGACGAGCGCTCGCCGTCGTTCACGGTCCGCCCGCAGGTGGGCCGCTACCACTGCTTTGGCTGCGGCGAGGATGGCGACGTCATCGCCTTCGTCCAGAAGCAGGACCACAGCTCCTTCCAGGAAGCCGTTGAGAAGCTCGCCGCCCGTATCGGCTATGAGCTGCGGTACGAGGACGGCGGAACCGGGCCCAACCGGGAGGAAGTAGGGCGCCGCCAGCGGCTGCTGGACGCGCACAAGATTGCGGATGAGTTTTTCCGCGCCCAGCTCCTGACGCCCGGCGCGGCCGAGGCGAGGACTTTCCTGCATGGCCGCGGCTTCGACCGCGCGGCAGCGGAACACTTCGGCTGCGGTTACGCACCGCAGGGATGGGACGCGCTCCTCAAGCACCTCCGCGGCCGCGGCTTCACGGACGCGGAGCTGAAGCTTACCGGCATGTTCTCCGAGGGCAACCGCGGCATCTACGACCGCTTCCGTGGCCGCCTGATCTGGCCCATCAAGGACATTGCCGGGGACACCATCGGCTTCGGGGCGCGCAAGCTCTACGAGGACGACCAGGGCCCCAAATACCTCAACACCCCCGAGACCGCGCTGTACAAGAAATCCCAGGTCCTCTACGGGATCGACCTCGCCAAGCGCAGCATTG
The window above is part of the Pseudarthrobacter sp. NS4 genome. Proteins encoded here:
- a CDS encoding YibE/F family protein codes for the protein MAARRKANRILAAVLIPITLLTLAGMAMLWPSGSNEGISLANPYSAAPGVTFDTGSIQSVTTENCMQGATQQNQPQQAPSQQAPTQQGPAQQGSDCTFALTEPDKGGSPVKVVINPDVAKSHGVKPGDQIRYLNLSSAQGASASQGSPAYIFVDFVRTLPIVLLALLYATVVIAVARWRGLRALIGLVGAYFVLASFMLPGLVEGKPPLLLALVGSTVIMIGVLYFAHGFSARTSTALLGTIFGLGITALLAAWATNAANLAGVGNHDATTLVNTSANISISGVILCGLIISGLGVLNDVTITQSSAVWELYELAPASSARKLFTSAMRIGRDHIASTVYTIAFAYAGAALPILIIVMLYDRPLGETLTSAELSEEVIRTLVGSIGLVLAIPVTTLIAVLVVKATGIKSGAPAVETPAPAGAGASLPRGAGIRRGRGDHSHLDDVDDNGALAAAALQGRARLAAGDADSGEDPDGTPATRRGRRADRR
- the dusB gene encoding tRNA dihydrouridine synthase DusB, which codes for MTVAATPPAPKLELPPLKLGPITVDTPVILAPMAGITNSAFRRLCREYGGGMYVAEMVTSRALVERTPESLRIISHDEDEKVRSVQLYGVDPVTVGQAVRMLVEEDRADHIDLNFGCPVPKVTRRGGGSALPWKIDLFTSIVQTAVKEASRGNVPLTIKMRKGIDDDHLTYLDAGRIARDSGVAAVALHGRTAAQFYSGQADWSAIARLREALPDIPVLGNGDIWSAEDAVRMVRETGVDGVVVGRGCQGRPWLFGDLQAAFEGSDTRYRPNLRQVAEGVYRHAELMVETFGDEGKALREIRKHIAWYFKGYVVGGELRTRLALVTSLEVLRDTLTELDLESPYPGSDAEGPRGRAGSPKKPALPKDWLESRALNDDQSRDISAAELDVSGG
- a CDS encoding deoxyguanosinetriphosphate triphosphohydrolase; its protein translation is MAEARTAPLVLPGYTTDDSARWVEEPPKTSYRSDFERDRARVLHSSALRRLGAKTQVVAPDTDDFVRTRLTHSLEVAQVGRELGRALGCDPDVVDTACLSHDLGHPPFGHNGESALNEVAHAIGGFEGNAQTLRLLTRLEPKVLTENGQPAGLNLTRASLDAAAKYPWSALEAPVIHGQRTSKFGAYEDDLPIFNWIRQEAPERRSCLEAQVMDLADDISYSVHDVEDAIVAGHFQLRWMDNPDHRARVVGYAKQWYLPHNDPAAIDAALARLEATDVWVREADGSRKSMAALKNMTSQLIGRFCQSALETTRAVYGPGRLTRYNAELMVPDETVMEIAVMKGLATTFVMTTEHRQPIYERQREVLHALVTALSATGDRNLEPMFAADWRDAPDDGARLRVVIDQVASLTDGSALAMYERLVGSLPSLW